The Onthophagus taurus isolate NC chromosome 2, IU_Otau_3.0, whole genome shotgun sequence genome includes a window with the following:
- the LOC111415764 gene encoding dehydrogenase/reductase SDR family member 11-like, with protein MCSDIECFGEKLFEYRTHRWMGSTAIITGASSGIGEAIGETLLKLKINVVGIGRNLAILKEIEKRHLLDSALGKLFPFECDLKNEKRLIEIFEYVNTNLGGVSVLVNAAGILLPTTLIDGSTEMWQEMMEINVISLGICINEAVKSMIKNNIDGCIININCYCGHEVPNIPFPSYNFYSGTKFGVTALNETVRRELKHLGLKIKTSMISPDVVNTELNHNLLDIADTKKLLTKGPTLNPEDVADACLFILGAPPNVGIDDIKLRAI; from the exons ATGTGTTCTGATATTGAATGTTTTGGtgaaaaacttttcgaataTCGAACCCATCGTTGGATGGGTTCGACTGCAATAATAACCGGAGCGAGTTCAGGAATTGGTGAAGCGATTGGCGAAacccttttaaaattaaaaattaacgttGTCGGAATAGGAAGAAATTTAgcaattttgaaagaaatcgAAAAGCGACACCTCTTAGATTCCGCTCTTGGAAAATTATTTCCGTTCGAATGCGATttgaaaaatgagaaaagGTTAATAGAAATTTTCGAATACGTTAATACCAATTTGGGTGGAGTTAGCGTTTTGGTTAACGCTGCGGGAATTTTGTTGCCTACCACTTTAATCGATGGTTCAACAGAGATGTGGCAAGAAATGATGGAGATCAACGTAATTTCGCTAGGGATTTGTATTAACGAGGCGGTTAAatcaatgattaaaaataatatcgatGGGTGtattatcaatattaattgttattgtggTCATGAAGTACCGAACATCCCATTTccaagttataatttttattcggGGACGAAATTTGGAGTTACCGCTTTGAATGAAACTGTTCGACGCGAATTAAAACATTTggggttaaaaataaaaacatca aTGATTTCTCCAGATGTCGTAAATACCGaattaaatcataatttattaGATATAGCTGACACCAAGAAATTGTTAACTAAAGGTCCCACTTTAAATCCTGAAGATGTCGCGGATGCTtgtctttttattttagggGCACCACCAAATGTGGGA ATTGACGATATAAAACTTAGAGCGATATAG